The segment CACAGAGAGCTGGTAAAATCTAGGGTACAAGGAACAGTGTACTTACCGGTACACTGACTCTCCAAAACAAGCAGAACAAAAACAACTACAACTTTTTGCTCTTTTCCATGAGTTCTTACTACTCCCACAGTGGCTGATCTGAAGCTATTGATATGACATCACTGAATATGGAATTGGGGAGGGAAGTGCCCACTTTTGTTCTCACCCAGTAAGAACAGCTCCAGCATACCCCTTGGCTGCAGGTTTATTAGGGTGTGAGGGACTCTGGGCTGAATGTTACATTAGAGACAAGGCTTCCCCCAATGAGAGGGCTCTCAACTTCCCTGCCAGGTCCAggtcaaatttaaaaaaagttttgttaGTGTAGACAGCATCCACTCCTGCTGCAGAGGTGTACCTGTTCATCTCTGCATCTTTTGAATGCCAGGAGCAATACCATTTCCACATCCTGGGGAGAGTCCACTGCATCTGGAATCACCACCACTTCTGCCTGTGGGAAGAAGGACTCTGAGTGTGGCCCATTCTCTCCCACTGGGTACTGGAGGTGAGAGAGCTTCCCaggaagggcttccttggtggctcagcagtaaagaatctgcctgcaattcaagagacccaggagatatgggttcaatccctgactcaggaagatcccctggaacaggacatggcaacccactccagtattcttgcctggagaatcccatggatggaggagcctggtgggctacagtctatagggtgtCAAAGAGACGGACAGGACTAaagtaactgagcatgcatgcatgtgtgagcTTCCCAGGCAGTTCTCTGTCCTGGTTGTGTGGAAGGCCCATTAACTGAACTTAATATTGTGGTGGGCAGTCAAGCCTGAAAAGCCACCTCCACTGAGACTGATAGACTGGGGATTTTGTCTTAGCCTTTCTTACAAGGCCTCTGAATTTCTGCCCGAACAGAAACTGTAAAGGAGCTGGAGCAATGAGACAGGAGGAACCCAGCTGGATTCCTAGCCCATAGGACTTGCTCTAGGATTTCTGGATGTACCGTGGGGAGTGGTCTGAGGCTTTCAAAAGGGAAAGATGGGCTTTTGTTGCCCAGAGAGAGGTGATTAAAAGATGCTCAGCCAAGAGAAATAGATTCGTCCCTCTTGCTAAAATAAGTAATTAATCATctgttaaaagatgcttgaacACCACAAGTAAATGAAAATAGTTCACCTAGCACCTTTTGGgaattttttccccatatataaAACCAtgagaagtaaaggaaaatatatgtattttcttatttttaaactttaaaaattctcttcaCTCTTTGTAGTTTGGTTTCTgaatcaaaacaaagaaaaaaaaatacattcataaaagctgtttccttttcttttccctccatGCTCCTTCATCATGTTCTCCCCAACTCAGGGCATTATCTTGAATCATTGAGAGCAGAAGAGTTAGTAACACTGAGGTAGGTGGTCAAGAGGCTGGAAGATCTTGCTTCAGTAAGAGAGACACTTTCCAGTAGATCAGAGATGGCAGTTACTGGGCCTCTTGGGCAGATctttaaagagatagagaagaaagaaaaagttgttGTTGAGTGACGACCTTATACAACTCACACAATGGTCACCAAGTGCTTGTGGACCTCCAGGCTTCTGACCACAGCACTGAATTCCTGGAAGGAGATTTTCCCGTCCCCATCTTTGTCCAGGAGGATGATGGTTTTGTCCACCAGCTGCTGTAACTGCCAGTCTTTCAGGTTGTCCCCCACCATCATCTTCAGAACCTGGAAGAGCTCCCCGTTGGAAATGTAGCCGTCTTTGTCCATGTCGTAGATGCTGAAAGCAAACCTCAGCTTCTGCTCCTCATCTCCCCGGACGCTGAACTGGGAGGTCCCCAGGATGAATTCCCGGAAGTCCACCTGTCCGTCGCCGTCGGTGTCGAAGACGTCGATCACCCGCTGCGCCAGCGGGTTCCCCTGCAGCTCCGGCATGGACGTGAACTCTTTGACGCTCAGAGCGCTGGAACTGTCCAAATCCAGCTTCTTAAACCGCTTGCGcagccttttaatttcatcttcGTCAAAGTGAGAGCATATCTCCGCCGGGTAACTGGCCTCATTTCCCAttctggagccagtctgttgctCATAGGGTCGGCGGAGCGAGTAGGGGCGCTGGGCGCACAGGCGGCTAAAAAGAAACCGTTGTGCCCGCAGGTGGAGGGCCAGGTGGGGCAGGCTCGCGGGGACATCTCTTccgcacctccccccacccccgccccctatTCCCCTTtcacccccttcccctctcctGCTTCGGGCAACTAGACGAGAAAATAGGAGGTGCTGGGAGCCAGGTGGAGGAGTGGGTGAGGGGAGATCAGGAGAGACGAAGAGGTGGGAGACGGAAGCTTGCAGGGGGTAAGATAGGAAAAGTAGGAGAGAGGGGAGCTGGGGGAGAAGTCCCCTTTATGAATCCTTCTCTCAGGACCTTAACCTTTATCTctcttgctattttttaaaatcttctcacGTCCTCACTTTTCCTTCTTCGCTTGAAAAGTGAACTCCAAGGGGGTGGGGCTGCCTTTGTATTAATCACTTCAGTatccccagcacagtgcctgaaatGCAGTAAGTGTTTAACATATGTTGAATGACTGCGTGAACTGCAAGCAGGGGCTCCTGATGCTTATTTGCAGACCTCCTCtaaggactaaatgagataatacatcaAAGCGTTGGTGTCATATATACATcaacagttgatccttgaacaacatgggtttcaaccgtgtgggtccacttatatgcagatatttttcgatagtaaatactacagtactgcaGGGTTGGCGTTGGTTGAATACTCTGACGCAGAACCATGGATACTGAGAAAGGATACCCAGGGCTGACTATAAAATTGAGGATTTTCCACTGAACAGATGGTTGGCACCCCTAAACCCCCTGGCACTGTTCAAGGctcaagtgttttttaaaaaattctctgggAGGGAAAGCCAGGATTGACATCCTTCTGAGGCAGTGGCCACTGACCTTTTTTAGAACATTGGTTTCAGGGTCTTTGTAAGAGACTGTCCAGATATCGCACAAAATTTCTCATATGGATCATCTACAGGCAGTAACACATTCCTGAGGAATACACACAATGCTGAATTCAGGGCACTTTTGGGGAAGATACAGGTCCTAAGACCTTGGCTCCCAAGACCTCTGTCAGCTTATTATTTCAAATACATCATCTCAAACCCACTCCTTATTTTTGATGGGCTAGTGCCTGATGACTGTCCTGCAGATCAC is part of the Bubalus kerabau isolate K-KA32 ecotype Philippines breed swamp buffalo chromosome 4, PCC_UOA_SB_1v2, whole genome shotgun sequence genome and harbors:
- the PPP3R2 gene encoding calcineurin subunit B type 2, producing MGNEASYPAEICSHFDEDEIKRLRKRFKKLDLDSSSALSVKEFTSMPELQGNPLAQRVIDVFDTDGDGQVDFREFILGTSQFSVRGDEEQKLRFAFSIYDMDKDGYISNGELFQVLKMMVGDNLKDWQLQQLVDKTIILLDKDGDGKISFQEFSAVVRSLEVHKHLVTIV